One stretch of Streptomyces sp. NBC_00443 DNA includes these proteins:
- a CDS encoding ABC transporter ATP-binding protein → MCALRGLTKTYPAVRGRRGAPGTPEVRATDDVRLDIRRGEIFGLLGPNGAGKTTLVRQLTGLMRPDAGSVEILGHDIVRHPERAARILAYLGQESTALDELTVSLAAETTGRLRGLDVRAARAERDAVLDELGLTPLAGRPLKKLSGGQRRLACFAAALVGERPLLVLDEPTAAMDPVARRAVWSAVDRRRAERGTTVLLVTHNVIEAETVLDRVAVLDRGRVIACDTPSGLKERVAGEVRVDLLWRDRAPLDVPEVAALQDRVVESGRRWTLRLAPEEARAVVATVTGGAAFAALDDFTLATPRLEDVYLALGGAAQQGLVKA, encoded by the coding sequence GTGTGCGCCCTGCGTGGGCTGACCAAGACCTACCCGGCCGTGCGCGGACGGCGCGGGGCGCCGGGCACTCCCGAGGTGCGGGCCACCGACGACGTACGGCTGGACATCCGGCGCGGCGAGATCTTCGGACTGCTCGGGCCCAACGGCGCCGGCAAGACCACGCTCGTGCGTCAGCTCACCGGCTTGATGCGGCCCGACGCCGGGAGCGTCGAGATCCTCGGGCACGACATCGTGCGGCATCCGGAGCGGGCCGCGCGGATTCTGGCGTATCTCGGGCAGGAGTCGACCGCCCTCGACGAGCTGACCGTCTCGCTCGCCGCCGAGACGACCGGGCGGCTGCGCGGCCTGGACGTGCGAGCGGCGCGGGCCGAGCGGGACGCCGTACTCGACGAACTGGGGCTCACACCCCTCGCGGGGCGGCCGCTGAAGAAGCTGTCCGGCGGGCAGCGCCGGCTGGCCTGCTTCGCCGCCGCGCTGGTGGGGGAGCGGCCGTTGCTCGTGCTGGACGAGCCGACCGCGGCGATGGACCCGGTGGCGCGGCGGGCCGTGTGGTCTGCCGTGGACAGGCGCCGTGCCGAGCGCGGCACGACCGTGCTGCTCGTCACCCACAACGTCATCGAGGCCGAGACCGTGCTCGACCGGGTCGCGGTGCTCGACCGGGGCCGCGTGATCGCCTGTGACACGCCGTCCGGGCTCAAGGAGCGCGTCGCGGGCGAGGTCCGGGTCGATCTGCTGTGGCGGGACCGGGCGCCGCTGGACGTGCCCGAGGTCGCGGCGCTGCAGGACCGGGTCGTGGAGTCCGGGCGCCGCTGGACGCTGCGGCTCGCCCCCGAGGAGGCCCGCGCGGTCGTCGCCACCGTCACCGGCGGGGCCGCCTTCGCCGCGCTGGACGACTTCACGCTCGCCACGCCGCGCCTGGAGGACGTCTATCTGGCGCTGGGCGGCGCCGCACAGCAGGGGCTGGTGAAGGCTTGA
- the dnaE gene encoding DNA polymerase III subunit alpha: MSKPPFTHLHVHTQYSLLDGAARLKDMFDACNEMGMTHIAMSDHGNLHGAYDFFHTAKKAGVTPIIGIEAYVAPESRRNKRKIQWGQPHQKRDDVSGSGGYTHKTMWAVNKTGLHNLFRLSSDAYAEGWLQKWPRMDKETISQWSEGIVASTGCPSGEVQTRLRLGQEEEALKAAADYQDIFGKDRYFLELMDHGIEIEHRVRKGLLEIGKKLGIPPLVTNDSHYTYAHEATAHDALLCIQTGKNLSDPDRFRFDGTGYYLKSTDEMYAVDSSDAWQEGCANTLLVAEMVDTTGMFEAKNLMPKFDIPEGYTEVTWFKEEVRVGMERRFPGGVPEDRQKQAEYEMDVIIQMGFPGYFLVVADFIMWAKNNGIAVGPGRGSAAGSIVAYAMGITDLDPIPHGLIFERFLNPERVSMPDVDIDFDERRRVEVIRYVTEKYGADKVAMIGTYGKIKAKNAIKDSARVLGYPYAMGDRLTKAMPADVLGKGIDLDGITNPTHPRYSEAGEIRGMYENEPDVKKVIDTAKGVEGLVRQMGVHAAGVIMSSEPIVDHAPIWVRHTDGVTITQWDYPQCESLGLLKMDFLGLRNLTIMDDAVKMVKSNKGVDLDLLSLPLDDPKTFELLQRGDTLGVFQFDGGPMRSLLRLMKPDNFEDISAVSALYRPGPMGMDSHTNYALRKNKLQEITPIHKELEEPLEEVLAVTYGLIVYQEQVQKAAQIIAGYSLGEADILRRVMGKKKPDELAKNFVLFQKGARDKGYSDEAIQALWDVLVPFAGYAFNKAHSAAYGLVSYWTAYLKANHPAEYMAGLLTSVKDDKDKSAVYLNECRRMGIKVLPPNVNESVHNFAAQGDDVILFGLEAVRNVGTNVVESIIRSRKAKGKYGSFPDYLDKVEAVACNKRTTESLIKAGAFDSLGHTRKGLTAHFEPMIDNVVAVKRKEAEGQFDLFGGMGEEESSEPGFGLDVVFTEDEWEKTYLLAQEREMLGLYVSDHPLFGLEHVLSDKADAGIAQLTGGEHADGAVVTIGGIISGLQRKMTKQGNAWAIATVEDLAGSIECMFFPATYQLVSTQLVEDAVVFVKGRLDKREDVPRLVAMELQVPDLSNAGTNAPVILTIPATRVTPPMVNRLGEILTHHKGDSEVRIKLQGPTKTTVLRLDRHRVKPDPALFGDLKVLLGPSCLAG; encoded by the coding sequence TACACCCACAAGACGATGTGGGCCGTCAACAAGACGGGCCTGCACAACCTCTTCCGGCTGTCCTCCGACGCGTACGCCGAGGGCTGGCTCCAGAAGTGGCCCCGGATGGACAAGGAGACGATCTCCCAGTGGTCCGAGGGGATCGTGGCCTCCACCGGCTGCCCCTCCGGTGAGGTCCAGACCCGGCTGCGGCTGGGACAGGAGGAGGAAGCCCTCAAGGCGGCGGCCGACTACCAGGACATCTTCGGCAAGGACCGCTACTTCCTGGAGCTGATGGACCACGGCATCGAGATCGAGCACCGGGTCCGCAAGGGCCTCCTGGAGATCGGCAAGAAGCTCGGCATCCCCCCGCTGGTCACCAACGACTCGCACTACACCTACGCGCACGAGGCGACCGCCCATGACGCCCTGCTGTGCATCCAGACCGGCAAGAACCTCTCCGATCCGGACCGCTTCAGGTTCGACGGCACCGGCTATTACCTGAAGTCCACGGACGAGATGTACGCCGTCGACTCCTCGGACGCCTGGCAGGAGGGGTGCGCCAACACCCTGCTGGTCGCGGAGATGGTCGACACCACCGGCATGTTCGAGGCCAAGAACCTCATGCCGAAGTTCGACATCCCCGAGGGCTACACCGAGGTCACCTGGTTCAAGGAGGAGGTCCGGGTCGGCATGGAGCGCCGCTTCCCGGGCGGCGTCCCCGAGGACCGTCAGAAGCAGGCCGAGTACGAGATGGACGTCATCATCCAGATGGGGTTCCCGGGCTACTTCCTCGTCGTCGCCGACTTCATCATGTGGGCCAAGAACAACGGCATCGCGGTCGGCCCCGGCCGAGGCTCCGCGGCCGGCTCGATCGTCGCCTACGCCATGGGCATCACCGACCTCGACCCGATCCCGCACGGCCTGATCTTCGAGCGGTTCCTCAACCCCGAGCGCGTCTCCATGCCCGACGTCGACATCGACTTCGACGAGCGCAGGCGCGTCGAGGTGATCAGGTACGTGACGGAGAAGTACGGCGCCGACAAGGTCGCCATGATCGGCACCTACGGCAAGATCAAGGCGAAGAACGCCATCAAGGACTCCGCGCGCGTGCTGGGCTACCCGTACGCGATGGGCGACCGCCTCACCAAGGCGATGCCCGCCGACGTCCTCGGCAAGGGCATCGACCTCGACGGCATCACCAACCCCACGCACCCTCGCTACAGCGAGGCGGGCGAGATCCGCGGGATGTACGAGAACGAGCCGGACGTCAAGAAGGTCATCGACACCGCGAAGGGCGTCGAGGGCCTGGTGCGGCAGATGGGCGTGCACGCCGCCGGCGTGATCATGTCCAGCGAGCCCATCGTCGACCACGCCCCCATCTGGGTGCGGCACACCGACGGCGTGACCATCACGCAGTGGGACTACCCGCAGTGCGAGTCGCTGGGCCTGCTGAAGATGGACTTCCTCGGCCTGCGCAACCTGACGATCATGGACGACGCCGTCAAGATGGTGAAGTCCAACAAGGGCGTCGACCTCGACCTGCTGTCCCTGCCGCTCGACGACCCGAAGACCTTCGAACTCCTCCAGCGCGGCGACACCCTCGGCGTCTTCCAGTTCGACGGCGGTCCGATGCGTTCGCTGCTGCGGCTGATGAAGCCCGACAACTTCGAAGACATCTCCGCCGTGTCGGCGCTGTACCGTCCGGGCCCGATGGGCATGGACTCGCACACCAACTACGCCCTGCGCAAGAACAAGCTCCAGGAGATCACCCCGATCCACAAAGAGCTGGAGGAGCCCCTCGAAGAGGTCCTGGCCGTCACCTACGGCCTGATCGTCTACCAGGAGCAGGTGCAGAAGGCCGCCCAGATCATCGCCGGGTACTCGCTCGGCGAAGCCGACATCCTGCGCCGCGTGATGGGCAAGAAGAAGCCCGACGAACTGGCGAAGAACTTCGTCCTGTTCCAGAAGGGCGCCCGCGACAAGGGCTACAGCGACGAGGCCATCCAGGCCCTGTGGGACGTGCTGGTCCCCTTCGCCGGCTACGCGTTCAACAAGGCGCACTCCGCCGCGTACGGCCTGGTCTCGTACTGGACCGCCTACCTGAAGGCCAACCACCCGGCCGAGTACATGGCCGGACTGCTCACCTCGGTCAAGGACGACAAGGACAAGTCGGCCGTCTACCTCAACGAGTGCCGACGCATGGGCATCAAGGTGCTCCCGCCGAACGTGAACGAGTCGGTGCACAACTTCGCCGCGCAGGGCGACGACGTGATCCTCTTCGGCCTCGAAGCCGTGCGCAACGTCGGCACGAACGTGGTGGAGTCGATCATCAGGAGCCGCAAGGCCAAGGGCAAGTACGGCTCCTTCCCCGACTACCTCGACAAGGTCGAGGCGGTGGCCTGCAACAAGCGGACCACGGAATCGCTGATCAAGGCGGGCGCGTTCGACAGCCTGGGGCACACCCGCAAGGGCCTCACCGCGCACTTCGAGCCGATGATCGACAACGTGGTCGCGGTCAAGCGCAAGGAGGCCGAGGGCCAGTTCGACCTCTTCGGCGGCATGGGCGAGGAGGAGAGCAGCGAGCCCGGCTTCGGACTCGACGTCGTCTTCACCGAGGACGAGTGGGAGAAGACCTATCTGCTCGCCCAGGAGCGGGAGATGCTCGGTCTGTACGTCTCCGACCACCCCCTGTTCGGCCTGGAGCACGTGCTGTCCGACAAGGCCGACGCGGGCATCGCCCAGCTGACCGGCGGCGAGCACGCGGACGGCGCCGTCGTGACCATCGGCGGCATCATCTCCGGCCTCCAGCGCAAGATGACCAAGCAGGGCAACGCGTGGGCGATCGCCACCGTCGAGGACCTCGCCGGTTCCATCGAGTGCATGTTCTTCCCGGCGACGTACCAGCTGGTGTCGACCCAACTCGTCGAGGACGCCGTCGTGTTCGTCAAGGGCCGCCTCGACAAGCGCGAGGACGTGCCGCGGCTGGTCGCGATGGAGCTCCAGGTCCCCGACCTGTCGAACGCGGGCACCAACGCGCCCGTGATCCTCACCATCCCCGCCACCAGGGTCACCCCGCCGATGGTCAACCGCCTCGGCGAGATCCTCACCCATCACAAGGGTGACAGTGAGGTCCGTATCAAGCTCCAAGGCCCGACCAAGACGACGGTGCTGCGGCTGGACCGGCACCGCGTGAAGCCCGACCCGGCGCTCTTCGGTGACCTGAAGGTGCTGCTCGGCCCGTCCTGTCTGGCGGGCTGA
- a CDS encoding NYN domain-containing protein encodes MDRCIVLVDAGYLLGAAASLLAGEPSRSRIAVDHTALIQGLRERAESDTQQPLLRIYWFDGAPDRVPQPEHRRLRVMPRVTVRLGALTRSDGRWAQKGVDAAMHAELTELARNRACSDVVLVTGDGDLLPGMMAAKEHGVAVHLWAVQAADGDYNQSEDLVAEADERRVLDRAWITKAVRAKELTGVCAPPPVPRPEIAAILSAPLPDSALGAATQRPAEEAEHAQAAASENGTQERVPAPKGVPTPKDLAALRAPGVPPAPPASATLRWSSDKGWVDRPGVAAEPPDAASMPTLAQLTTAEQRWADREEDITTVGGDPYEVGQVFARRWMERLGEQNNLQKLSGMYPRIPHRIDGELLRYAARFGLLAHKDDQIDEHDRYAIRAGFWREVDVRTAAEHAPAGE; translated from the coding sequence GTGGACCGCTGCATCGTCCTGGTGGACGCCGGGTATCTGCTGGGGGCCGCCGCCAGCCTGCTCGCCGGGGAACCATCCCGGTCCCGGATCGCCGTCGATCACACCGCCCTCATCCAGGGGCTGCGCGAACGCGCCGAGTCCGACACCCAGCAGCCCCTGCTGCGCATCTACTGGTTCGACGGCGCCCCCGACCGCGTCCCGCAGCCCGAGCACCGCAGGCTGCGGGTGATGCCCCGGGTCACCGTCCGGCTCGGTGCCCTGACCCGAAGCGACGGCCGCTGGGCACAGAAGGGCGTGGACGCCGCGATGCACGCCGAGCTGACCGAACTCGCCCGCAACCGCGCCTGCTCGGACGTGGTGCTGGTGACCGGTGACGGGGATCTGCTGCCCGGCATGATGGCCGCCAAGGAGCACGGGGTCGCCGTACATCTGTGGGCCGTCCAGGCCGCGGACGGTGACTACAACCAGTCCGAGGACCTGGTCGCCGAGGCGGACGAGCGGCGCGTACTCGACCGTGCGTGGATCACCAAGGCCGTACGCGCCAAGGAGCTCACCGGGGTGTGCGCCCCGCCGCCCGTGCCCCGGCCCGAGATCGCCGCGATCCTGTCCGCGCCGCTGCCCGACTCCGCGCTCGGCGCGGCGACCCAGCGGCCCGCCGAGGAGGCCGAGCACGCGCAGGCCGCCGCCTCGGAGAACGGCACGCAGGAGCGGGTGCCCGCGCCCAAGGGCGTGCCCACGCCGAAGGACCTCGCCGCCCTGCGCGCGCCCGGCGTGCCGCCCGCCCCGCCGGCGAGCGCGACCCTGCGGTGGTCCTCCGACAAGGGCTGGGTCGACCGGCCCGGCGTCGCGGCCGAACCGCCGGACGCCGCCTCCATGCCGACGCTCGCGCAGCTGACCACGGCGGAGCAGCGGTGGGCCGACCGGGAGGAGGACATCACGACCGTCGGCGGTGATCCCTACGAGGTGGGGCAGGTCTTCGCACGCCGGTGGATGGAGCGGCTCGGGGAGCAGAACAATCTGCAGAAGCTGTCCGGGATGTATCCGCGGATCCCGCACCGGATCGACGGGGAGTTGCTCAGGTACGCGGCCCGGTTCGGGCTGCTCGCACACAAGGACGACCAGATCGACGAGCACGACCGGTACGCGATCCGTGCCGGGTTCTGGCGGGAGGTCGACGTACGCACGGCCGCGGAGCATGCGCCTGCCGGGGAGTGA
- a CDS encoding ABC transporter permease: MSVVPAEVLPGSALAVDEKAGPVAAELGPRARLWPSLCAVYRAQLSRARVARIPLLFVATFQSIGIMILMRGVVDGGAEAQAVVAGSSVLVVAFVALNLLAQYFGQLRASGGLDHYATLPVPPAAVVLGAAGAYASFTVPGTVVTAVFGCALFGLPVAHLWVLVAVIPLAGAALAGLGAALGLLAPRPELATLLGQLGMSAALLLGVLPADRMPEAVRFTRDLLPSTYGVEAFARTFGERPDWAFVLGDLAVCGMLGVVSLGVATWAYRRAAVR, from the coding sequence GTGAGTGTCGTACCCGCCGAGGTTCTGCCGGGCAGCGCCCTGGCCGTGGACGAGAAGGCCGGTCCGGTCGCGGCCGAGCTCGGGCCGCGGGCGCGGCTGTGGCCGTCGCTGTGCGCCGTGTACCGGGCCCAGCTGTCCCGTGCCCGGGTCGCGCGCATCCCGCTGCTGTTCGTGGCGACCTTCCAGTCGATCGGGATCATGATCCTGATGCGCGGGGTCGTGGACGGCGGAGCCGAGGCACAGGCCGTGGTGGCCGGGTCGTCCGTGCTCGTGGTCGCCTTCGTCGCGCTGAACCTGCTCGCGCAGTACTTCGGGCAGTTGCGGGCCAGCGGCGGGCTCGATCACTACGCCACCCTGCCGGTGCCGCCCGCCGCGGTGGTGCTGGGCGCGGCGGGGGCGTACGCCTCCTTCACCGTGCCGGGGACCGTGGTGACGGCCGTCTTCGGGTGCGCGCTGTTCGGGTTGCCGGTCGCGCATCTGTGGGTGCTCGTCGCCGTGATCCCGCTGGCGGGCGCCGCGCTCGCCGGGCTGGGCGCCGCGCTCGGGCTGCTCGCGCCGCGGCCCGAACTGGCCACGCTCCTCGGGCAGCTGGGGATGTCCGCGGCCCTGCTGCTGGGGGTGCTGCCGGCCGACCGGATGCCGGAGGCGGTCCGGTTCACCCGGGATCTGCTGCCGTCGACGTACGGCGTGGAGGCCTTCGCGCGGACCTTCGGGGAGCGGCCCGACTGGGCGTTCGTGCTCGGGGATCTCGCCGTGTGCGGGATGCTCGGCGTCGTCTCGCTGGGCGTCGCCACCTGGGCGTACCGCCGGGCGGCCGTCCGGTGA